The sequence CGCCGCGCCGAGCGCGCTTGGGTCTCCAAGGCGCGCGGCTGGCTTTCCGCGCATCCGGATTCCGGCGCGTCGGCGTAGCGCGCCTATCTCCCGATCGCCGACGAATACCATGACCATCCGGACGCGACCCGATTCGGCAAGGAGACGGCGTTTATTCGCCGCGATCGCGGTCGGCCTTCTGGCTTCCCTCGCTGTCGTCGAAGCCTACGCGCGTTTGCGATATCCAGAACTGAATCTCGTCGTGCCGTTCGAAAGGCGCGCGGGCTTTCAGTTCGCGCGCCACGATCCGGAAATCGGCTGGGCCGGCAAGCCGGGCGCGAGCGGCTATCTCGACGTCGGCGTCGCGCGCGAATTCGTGCGTTTCAACGAGCTGGGATTGCGGGGGACGCGGCCGCCTCGCGATACCCCCGCGGTGGCGCTGCTTGGAGACTCGTTCGGCTGGGGATTCGGGCTCTCGGAGGCATCCACGCCCGCGGCACAACTTGCCGGCATGATCGGGCGCCCGGTCGCGCCCCTGGCGTTTCCCGGATACGGCACGGATCAGGAATTCCTGCTGTTTCGGCGTTTCGCGATCGAACAGCGAGCGTTCCCCGTCGAATCCGTCGTCGCGATCGTGTGCGTTAACGACATTGACGACATCGACCAGGTGCGCGCCTACGGCCACAACAAATGCCATTTGCGTCCCGCCGGCGATGCCGCCGGATTCGTCAACGACGGCGCGCCTGTTCCGCCCAATTCCCGCTGGATGCCGATGCTTTTGCGCAGCCGTGCGGCGACGCTTTTTCTTGTCAAAAAGAAGAGCCGCTACTCCGAGGGACGCAAGCGCGGCGCGACGGGCGCGGCGCTTTCGGGCGTCGAGCAATTCGGCTTCGTTTTAGGGTTGTTGCGCGCCGAGGCGGCGCGCGAGGGGGCGCCGCTCGCGGTCTTTGTCATCCCGCCGCAAGAGATCGTGATCGGCGCGTCCCCCGACCCGCTTCGTGCGCAGATCCGGGAAATCGTCGCCGCAAGCCGCAAACAGGGGATCGCGACGATCTACCCGCTGCGCGCCTTCCGGGAGCGCGCGAGGATTGGCGCAAACCTGTTCCGGCCGGACGGCCACTGGTCGCCCGAAGGCGCGCAGACCGCCGCGCGCGCCATCGCGGATTTTCTCGTCGCCCAAAAAATGATCGCACCCGTGTCGTAGCGGGTTCCTCGATCCCCTGTGCCTTTGCCAACTCCTGTATTACTTCGTAATATCACTTCGAAACCGCGCCTTCCGTGCGTTCCGGGGCTCACTCATGTCTGGCCGATCGAAACACGAGGTCGTCACGTTCAAGGTTGACGAGGCGCTTTTGGATGCGCTCGCCGCCGTGCCGAACCGCTCCGAATTCATCCGCAACGCCGTGCTCGCCGCGCTCGAAAACACCTGCCCGCTTTGCGGCGGGAAGGGTGTGCTGACCGAGGATCAGCAGCGGCACTGGCACGAGTTCCGCGCCGCGCACGCCATCGTTCGGTGCGACGATTGCCGCGAGATGCGTCTCGTGTGCGAGCACGAGGGCGACGAAGCGGCCGACCCGGACGTTTTATGACGCGCCGTGTTCGTTTGGCGGTCCTCGCGATCGCCGGGGCGATTTGCGCCGTCGCGTTCGCGCCCGCCGCGACCACGTTCGCGGCGCAAACGCCGCGTGTCTATACGTCCGTCGCCCCGCAGGCGGATCTGTTGCGCCGCGTGGCGGGCGACGCGGCGCGCGTGGACGTCATTATCCCGCCCGGCCGCTCGCCGCATGGCTACGATCCGCCGCCCCGCGACCTGACGCGCATCGCGGACGCGGACATGATTTTTCGCCTCGGAATGCCGTTCGAGCGTGCGATCGTCCGCCGGATTTCCGAGTCGATGCCGGCGCTGCGGATCGTCGATGCGCCCGCCGTTCCGGGAGCCGACACGGATCCGCATGTCTGGCTCGATCCGGCGTTCGCCGAAAAATTCATCGCGCTGGCGGCGGAGGAATTATCGCGACTCGTTCCCGAGCGTTCGGCGGATTT comes from bacterium and encodes:
- a CDS encoding zinc ABC transporter substrate-binding protein, which encodes MTRRVRLAVLAIAGAICAVAFAPAATTFAAQTPRVYTSVAPQADLLRRVAGDAARVDVIIPPGRSPHGYDPPPRDLTRIADADMIFRLGMPFERAIVRRISESMPALRIVDAPAVPGADTDPHVWLDPAFAEKFIALAAEELSRLVPERSADFALRRDAAIADLRRLDADLQARLAPYRGREFFVGHAAFGHFARRYGLRQVSLDREGHEPEARHIASFIDRARAAKARVIFHQPQEPRKNVDVVAREIGARVESLDTLFDDYIAGMNAIADAIEKALAE
- a CDS encoding ribbon-helix-helix domain-containing protein, producing MSGRSKHEVVTFKVDEALLDALAAVPNRSEFIRNAVLAALENTCPLCGGKGVLTEDQQRHWHEFRAAHAIVRCDDCREMRLVCEHEGDEAADPDVL